One Mycolicibacter sp. MU0083 DNA window includes the following coding sequences:
- a CDS encoding DUF721 family protein, giving the protein MSDTDESAEQPQLGPPEHLAGLTGMDLVRRTLAEAREAARSQGKDVGQGRRAPLRRRTPAGGGGRRSWSGPGPDRRDPQTLGAATRDLAQSRGWSTQVAEGTVLGQWRSVVGDDIASHATPTRLVDGVLSVSAESTAWATQLRLVQAQLLTKIAAAVGDGVVKTLKITGPTAPSWRKGPLHVSGRGPRDTYG; this is encoded by the coding sequence GTGAGCGACACCGACGAATCTGCGGAGCAGCCTCAGCTCGGGCCGCCGGAGCATCTGGCCGGGTTGACCGGCATGGACCTGGTGCGCCGGACCCTCGCCGAAGCGCGCGAGGCCGCCCGCAGTCAGGGCAAGGACGTCGGGCAGGGCCGGCGGGCGCCGTTGCGCCGCCGCACCCCCGCCGGCGGGGGCGGTCGCCGCAGTTGGTCGGGCCCGGGACCGGACCGCCGCGATCCGCAGACCCTTGGCGCAGCGACCCGTGACCTGGCCCAATCCCGGGGCTGGTCCACTCAGGTCGCCGAGGGCACCGTGCTGGGCCAGTGGCGTTCGGTGGTCGGCGACGACATCGCCTCTCATGCGACACCGACCCGACTGGTGGACGGCGTCTTGAGTGTTTCGGCCGAATCGACCGCCTGGGCGACCCAGTTGCGCCTGGTGCAGGCGCAGTTGCTGACCAAGATCGCCGCGGCCGTCGGGGACGGTGTGGTCAAGACGTTGAAGATCACCGGACCCACCGCGCCGTCGTGGCGCAAGGGGCCGTTGCACGTCTCCGGTCGTGGCCCGCGGGACACCTACGGCTGA